In the Rutidosis leptorrhynchoides isolate AG116_Rl617_1_P2 unplaced genomic scaffold, CSIRO_AGI_Rlap_v1 contig247, whole genome shotgun sequence genome, one interval contains:
- the LOC139882239 gene encoding bidirectional sugar transporter SWEET12-like: MAIFSTDNTWVFVFGLLGNIVSFVVFLAPLPTFYRIVKKKSTEGFQSIPYVVALFSGTLWLYYASQKSDVFLLVTINSVGCFIETLYIAIYIAYATKQARMYTMRLVILLNFAGFCAILLVSHFFFTSGPSRVRVLGWVCVIFSVSVFVAPLSIMRLVIRTKSVEFMPFYLSLFLTLSAVMWLFYGIFLKDMYIALPNVLGVLFGVVQMILYLYYKNKSQVILKQDTKVSENQQTDTVKIDVVEIDMANVEAAEITSNQQPNNEEKSEDKKNKIGNHNPMTTCSVAHDKQVVGEPSMNGNLPQPILCEV; this comes from the exons ATGGCCATTTTTTCTACTGACAATACATGGGTCTTTGTCTTCGGCCTCCTag GTAACATTGTCTCGTTCGTGGTTTTCTTGGCTCCatt GCCAACATTCTATAGGATTGTGAAGAAGAAATCAACAGAAGGGTTCCAATCAATTCCTTATGTGGTTGCACTTTTCAGTGGCACGCTTTGGTTGTACTATGCATCACAGAAATCTGATGTCTTTCTCCTTGTTACAATCAACTCGGTTGGTTGTTTCATTGAGACACTTTACATTGCCATTTACATTGCATATGCTACCAAGCAAGCTAGG ATGTACACAATGAGGCTTGTCATCCTGTTGAATTTTGCCGGATTTTGTGCGATACTATTGGTGTCACACTTCTTCTTCACAAGTGGACCGAGCCGAGTTCGAGTTCTTGGATGGGTTTGTGTAATCTTCTCCGTCAGTGTGTTCGTTGCACCTCTAAGCATTATG AGACTGGTGATACGCACCAAGAGTGTGGAATTCATGCCCTTTTACTTGTCCTTGTTCCTTACGCTGAGTGCTGTTATGTGGCTCTTTTATGGAATTTTTTTGAAGGATATGTATATAGCG CTTCCAAATGTGTTAGGAGTACTCTTTGGAGTTGTTCAGATGATACTCTATCTATACTACAAAAACAAGAGTCAAGTAATACTCAAACAAGACACTAAGGTTTCCGAAAACCAGCAAACCGATACTGTTAAGATCGACGTCGTGGAAATCGACATGGCTAATGTCGAGGCGGCTGAAATTACAAGCAACCAACAGCCAAATAACGAAGAAAAGAGTGAAGACAAGAAGAACAAGATTGGTAATCATAACCCAATGACTACTTGCTCGGTTGCTCATGATAAGCAAGTAGTAGGAGAACCTTCCATGAATGGGAATCTACCCCAACCAATTTTATGTGAAGTTTGA